The Desulfovibrio sp. genome contains the following window.
CGCCATATCGCAGCAGAGCGAAGAAAAGGCATGGCAGTTCTATAAGGCGCTCTTTGCTGATCGAGACAAGCTCATTGCGGAGGGTGAAGCCTTCTTGAAAAAGACCGCTGAAGGCCTCAATGTGGACATGAAGCGTCTCGCCAAGGATGTGCACAGCAAAAAAGTTACGGATATCATCGCTGAAGATCAGATGGATGCCCAGAAGCTCGGCATTGAGGGTACTCCGTACTTCCTCGTAAATAACCTGGTGGTTCGTGGAGCCCTGCCGCTTGATCTCTTCAAGAGCGCCGTAGATATGGCGCTGAAAAACAGCAAATGACACATGATAATCCTGCCAGCCTGTGAATTCGATTTACCGCAGATTTTGGCCCTGCAAAAGGCTGCGTTTGAAAGCGAAGCGAGGTTGGTAGAAAATTGGGATATTCCGCCACTCACGCAAACGCTTGAGAATCTGGTGGAGGAATGGCGCACTGGCGTCACACTCAAGGCATTGGATGGGCAGACGCTGGTAGGAACGGTCAGGGCGCGCACTACAGAAGACACTGTCCACATTGGCCGCCTTGCCGTGCTGCCGCAATGGCAGGGCAGGGGGTGCGGTTCAGCTTTGATGACGGCAATTTTGTCCGCAACAAAGGCCGCACGGTACGAACTCTTTACCAGCGCAAAGAGCGAACGCAATTTGCGGTTATACCAAAAGCTCGGGTTTGTTCCTTATAAAAAGGCCCAAACAGCAAACGGGGTTGAACTGGTCTGGCTGGAAAAGATCAGCAACCTCGGTAGGGAGTGACACGCCTCAGAGCGATGTTTTGCGGAGTATTCCGCAAGCAGAAAGGCCGCGCAATTGCGCGGCCTTTTTCATGTTCATTGGCAAAATTTATTCTGATTGTCCTGATCCACCGCGATTGCGGATAACCTTGGTCATCCATGAGCGCAACTGATCAAGGTCGGCTTGTTGCGTTTTTTCCGACGAATCAAGCAGAACGCGCAAGTTTGCAACTTCCTGGCGCAACTGTCCAACCTCTGGCGCAGTGTTGCCGCTTGGGGCGGGAAGTCGCTGTACAACAAGTTGCAGCAAATGGGCAATGCCCTCAATGGCGTTTGTCTGGCGCTCCAGAATCTGAAGCGCGGCAGAAGGGAAAAAGTCATTGCTCGAAGGAACTTCAGCAAGGGCTGTGGAAGAATCAGCATCCGCAACAGCAACCGCATTTCGCGGAAAGCGCGCGTTGAGCGCATCTTCAACCGCCGCTGCCGTGCGGGATTTTTGCATCTGTTCAAGCACAGCCGCAATGACATCCAGCGTTTCGCGCCGATAGCGGCGTCTGCG
Protein-coding sequences here:
- a CDS encoding GNAT family N-acetyltransferase, coding for MIILPACEFDLPQILALQKAAFESEARLVENWDIPPLTQTLENLVEEWRTGVTLKALDGQTLVGTVRARTTEDTVHIGRLAVLPQWQGRGCGSALMTAILSATKAARYELFTSAKSERNLRLYQKLGFVPYKKAQTANGVELVWLEKISNLGRE
- a CDS encoding MerR family transcriptional regulator, giving the protein MARKAVVAESLLSIADISRHFSLPESTTRYYCKRFAHFIPSVGDGRRRRYRRETLDVIAAVLEQMQKSRTAAAVEDALNARFPRNAVAVADADSSTALAEVPSSNDFFPSAALQILERQTNAIEGIAHLLQLVVQRLPAPSGNTAPEVGQLRQEVANLRVLLDSSEKTQQADLDQLRSWMTKVIRNRGGSGQSE